A window from Hyla sarda isolate aHylSar1 chromosome 1 unlocalized genomic scaffold, aHylSar1.hap1 SUPER_1_unloc_11, whole genome shotgun sequence encodes these proteins:
- the LOC130297951 gene encoding gastrula zinc finger protein XlCGF17.1-like — protein sequence MPSSHSSQDVQLNKGHRRGVGHERNHTGKKPYSCSECGKCFTQKSSLVTHQRTHKGEKPFSCSECEKCFSSKSDLVVHQRTHTGEKPFACSQCGKCFTQKSHLVGHQTTHTGEKPFSCSECGKHFTSKTWLVQHKRTHTGEKLCSCSECGKCFTSKSRLVEHQRTHTGEKPFPCSECGKCFTKKSNLVEHQTTHTGGKPFSCLECVKKFTSKSRLVKHKRVHTGENPFSCSECGKCFTSKSNIIEHQRTHTGEKPYSCLECGKCFTKKSTLVEHQRTHTGEKLFPCSECGKCFTRKAHLVVHLQKCLFYKMQIESK from the exons atgcc gtcttctcactcatcacaggatgttcagctaaataaaggtcacagaaggggtgttggacatgaaagaaatcacacaggaaagaaaccatattcatgctcagaatgtgggaaatgttttactcagaaatcaagtcttgttacacatcagagaactcacaaaggagagaagccattttcatgctcagaatgtgagaaatgtttttctTCTAAATCAGATCTTGTTGTGCATCAGAGAacacacacaggggagaagccatttgcatgttcacaatgtggaaaatgtttcactCAGAAATCGCATCTTGTTGGACATCAAACAacccacacaggagagaagccattttcatgttcagaatgtggaaaacattttacttCTAAAACATGGCTTGTTCAGCataagagaactcacacaggggagaaactgtgttcatgttcagaatgtgggaaatgttttacttctaaatcacggcttgttgaacatcagagaactcacacaggggagaagccatttccatgttcagaatgtgggaaatgttttactaagaaatcaaatcttgttgaacatcaaacaACTCACACAGGAGGGAAGCCATTTTCTTGTttagaatgtgtaaaaaaatttacttcTAAATCCCGGCTTGTTAAACATAAGAgagttcacacaggggagaacccattttcatgttcagaatgtgggaaatgttttacttctaaatcaAATATTATTGAAcaccagagaactcacacaggggaaaaaccatattcatgtttagaatgtgggaaatgttttactaagaaatcaactcttgttgaacatcaaagaactcacacaggggagaagctgtttccatgttctgaatgtgggaaatgttttactcggaaagcACATCTTGTTGTACACCTACAGAAATGTCTGTTTTACAAAATGCAAATAGAATCCAAATAA